The following proteins come from a genomic window of Flavobacterium eburneipallidum:
- the fabG gene encoding 3-oxoacyl-[acyl-carrier-protein] reductase, which produces MKLLEGKVAIITGASRGIGRGIAEVFAKHGANVAFTYSSSVESALALENELNALGVKAKGYQSNAADFNEAQTFVDAVLAEFGTVDILINNAGITKDNLLMRMSEADFDQVIDVNLKSVFNMTKAIQKTFLKQRAGSIINISSVVGVSGNAGQTNYAASKAGAIGFTKSVALELGSRNIRCNAIAPGFIETEMTAKLSEDVVKGWREGIPLKRGGTTEDVANACLFLASDMSAYVTGQVLNVCGGMLT; this is translated from the coding sequence ATGAAATTACTTGAAGGAAAAGTAGCCATCATCACTGGCGCAAGTCGTGGAATCGGAAGAGGAATCGCAGAAGTTTTTGCAAAACACGGAGCCAATGTAGCGTTTACCTATAGTTCATCTGTAGAATCTGCTTTGGCATTGGAAAATGAATTGAATGCTTTGGGCGTCAAAGCCAAAGGATACCAATCAAATGCGGCTGATTTTAACGAAGCGCAAACTTTTGTTGATGCTGTTTTAGCTGAATTTGGAACTGTAGATATTTTAATCAACAATGCTGGAATTACGAAAGACAACTTGTTGATGCGTATGTCCGAAGCGGATTTTGATCAAGTAATTGATGTAAATTTGAAATCGGTTTTCAATATGACCAAAGCGATTCAAAAAACGTTTTTGAAACAACGTGCTGGATCCATTATCAATATTAGTTCTGTTGTTGGGGTTTCTGGAAATGCAGGTCAAACCAATTATGCTGCTTCAAAAGCAGGTGCGATTGGATTTACAAAATCAGTAGCATTAGAATTAGGTTCTCGTAACATTCGTTGCAACGCCATTGCTCCTGGATTTATTGAAACGGAGATGACAGCTAAATTAAGCGAAGATGTAGTAAAAGGTTGGAGAGAAGGAATTCCATTGAAACGTGGCGGAACAACTGAAGATGTTGCCAATGCTTGTCTTTTCTTGGCATCAGATATGAGTGCTTACGTTACAGGGCAAGTCTTGAACGTTTGCGGAGGAATGCTTACTTAA